A genomic window from Marispirochaeta aestuarii includes:
- a CDS encoding alpha/beta hydrolase, protein MKRLLTVILCMSGIFLTCTNGGKSPHLINEPVSNAVADIADYACYYKETVNGKLEMHFFYPEGYDPRRKEPYPAVVNFCGGGWIQGKMEWAQDNARYMADMGFIGIAAQYRLADYHSISVLDLMMDANSAVRWTREYCKKFNIDPHRIIAMGDSAGGHLALSTAMFPHFMEESENPGISSIPDAVFTVAGAVNVNDDYFKRLLLGREEPINCSPYHNVRSGLPPVYMTQCVDDDILPFSYTEGFVKKLQQAGNTAKLYPVPGGSHLATWEDPAIRAVWEMELVGAVTDLGWGLP, encoded by the coding sequence ATGAAAAGACTGTTAACAGTCATACTCTGTATGTCAGGTATATTTTTAACGTGTACCAATGGGGGAAAAAGTCCACACCTTATAAATGAACCCGTTTCAAATGCCGTCGCTGATATAGCCGATTATGCATGTTACTACAAGGAAACAGTGAACGGCAAACTGGAAATGCATTTCTTCTATCCGGAAGGGTATGATCCTCGGCGCAAAGAACCCTACCCGGCGGTAGTAAATTTTTGTGGGGGCGGCTGGATACAGGGGAAAATGGAATGGGCTCAGGATAATGCCCGATATATGGCCGATATGGGATTTATTGGAATTGCTGCTCAGTATCGGCTGGCTGATTACCACAGCATAAGCGTTCTTGATTTGATGATGGATGCGAATTCGGCAGTCCGCTGGACCCGGGAATATTGTAAAAAGTTCAATATCGATCCTCATCGTATTATTGCCATGGGCGATTCCGCCGGCGGACACCTGGCTCTCAGTACCGCCATGTTCCCGCATTTTATGGAGGAGTCCGAAAACCCGGGAATAAGCTCGATTCCCGATGCTGTTTTTACAGTCGCCGGAGCGGTCAATGTCAATGACGATTATTTTAAACGATTGCTGCTGGGCCGTGAGGAGCCGATTAATTGCTCTCCCTATCATAATGTTCGATCAGGTTTGCCGCCTGTGTATATGACTCAATGTGTTGACGACGATATCCTGCCCTTCAGCTACACCGAAGGTTTTGTAAAGAAGCTGCAGCAGGCAGGAAATACTGCAAAGCTGTATCCCGTTCCCGGAGGAAGCCATCTGGCCACCTGGGAGGATCCAGCAATTCGCGCGGTCTGGGAGATGGAGCTTGTCGGAGCTGTTACAGATCTGGGTTGGGGATTACCATAA
- a CDS encoding HEPN domain-containing protein, with product MKEEIIEDDFIKIISYTLNDIDDYFKESKPMSVRPYYATYALIENYITIKKGDSVISDKQDFENSIWFKYIYQNVLEWYRRRYGKRLLKERPSDFGHAVVRIYNDFFLVRIPYILTRHNKDNSYWIIYPSSVQRGENIIEYIQDPPNIVNLSESENQKLLKKLRKYIREIRTIRANLLTAKIENENKDLKDSIMVHLKKSASLIVENKNSMALSLAFYELHMAVEKCLKIYISQKMQYPKTHDIRKLLMYVNDIDPVDAIELDIERFKKGDTSRYYNDCFTQEYLLETYENVIGLIMSITNKMERNMKIENTKVKIIEPGWKK from the coding sequence ATGAAGGAAGAGATAATAGAAGATGACTTTATAAAAATAATAAGTTATACATTGAATGATATTGATGATTACTTTAAAGAATCAAAGCCAATGTCTGTGAGACCGTACTATGCTACTTATGCATTAATAGAAAACTATATAACAATTAAGAAAGGTGATAGTGTCATATCAGATAAGCAAGACTTTGAGAACTCAATATGGTTTAAGTATATCTATCAAAATGTACTTGAATGGTACCGTAGGAGATATGGAAAAAGGTTGTTGAAGGAGCGTCCATCAGATTTTGGACATGCAGTTGTTAGAATATATAATGATTTCTTTCTTGTAAGGATTCCATATATATTAACACGACATAATAAGGATAACAGCTATTGGATCATTTACCCTTCTTCAGTTCAAAGAGGTGAGAATATAATCGAATATATTCAAGATCCGCCAAACATAGTAAATCTTTCTGAATCAGAAAATCAAAAATTACTTAAAAAGCTTAGAAAATATATCAGAGAAATTAGGACAATACGAGCAAATTTATTAACTGCAAAAATAGAAAATGAGAATAAAGATCTTAAAGATAGTATTATGGTTCATTTAAAGAAATCAGCAAGCTTGATTGTAGAAAATAAAAACAGTATGGCATTGTCTTTGGCATTTTATGAGTTACACATGGCAGTCGAAAAATGTTTAAAAATCTATATTTCACAAAAGATGCAATATCCAAAGACCCATGACATAAGAAAATTATTGATGTATGTAAATGATATTGATCCTGTTGATGCTATTGAATTGGATATAGAAAGATTTAAGAAAGGGGATACAAGTCGATATTATAATGATTGTTTTACGCAAGAGTATTTATTAGAAACATATGAAAATGTTATTGGATTAATTATGTCAATTACGAATAAAATGGAAAGGAACATGAAGATAGAAAACACGAAGGTAAAAATTATAGAACCAGGTTGGAAAAAATAA
- a CDS encoding PAS domain-containing protein, whose translation MSSAAIVRIPEVSIQHIIFIAAPTVLFSLVHYIAGITVGLISAVIVLVSYFEQQTVVLTVNTYVLYGVGVIINTFMSYLVGALKDAYLQNKKAFQAVEQSKAKYQHVVDNIKEGMVIVDTDGSVIFMNRSASNMLNLSINNLGFSFLDLFKISIPFDEKSGIDESGFGSVTEYVLEYDNPELGTRQIAIAETPYVSREGRISGNLKFLQDVTDTKEKELTIELLKKRNEYLFSEMYDRIGNNLTTIHSYINLYLGNDEIQLSEGLDKVDDFIHTMAFMNSEFHRNFRQQTVNLEKCIRKIVHDLSEKYYYSLNNIRMDLLPRDIHLNIAIPFSILLTLIVATIFLMHRDEIIKPQVSINTKEKDGKTVIIFSVNTKDFFVNLRKSDTRRTEKDILSALLMQIQGRISILPKAGNSIKLEF comes from the coding sequence ATGAGTTCTGCCGCCATAGTCAGGATCCCGGAAGTCAGCATCCAACATATAATATTTATTGCTGCTCCCACCGTGCTGTTCTCCCTGGTTCATTATATTGCAGGGATTACCGTGGGCCTTATATCCGCTGTAATCGTACTTGTCAGCTATTTTGAACAGCAAACAGTGGTTTTGACGGTAAATACCTATGTTCTGTATGGAGTAGGGGTCATTATTAACACCTTTATGTCCTATCTTGTAGGGGCCTTGAAGGACGCGTATCTGCAGAATAAAAAGGCCTTCCAGGCGGTGGAGCAGTCAAAGGCGAAATATCAGCATGTTGTCGACAACATTAAAGAAGGCATGGTCATCGTCGATACCGATGGATCGGTGATCTTCATGAACCGTTCGGCTTCGAACATGCTCAACCTGTCGATTAATAATCTTGGATTCAGCTTTCTCGACCTCTTTAAAATCAGCATACCCTTTGATGAAAAAAGTGGTATCGATGAGAGCGGGTTTGGATCGGTTACAGAGTATGTCCTCGAATATGATAATCCGGAACTTGGTACACGGCAGATTGCGATTGCAGAAACGCCGTATGTAAGCCGGGAAGGGCGGATTTCCGGCAATCTGAAATTCCTGCAGGACGTCACCGATACAAAGGAGAAGGAACTCACCATTGAACTTCTTAAAAAAAGAAATGAATACCTTTTTTCGGAGATGTACGACCGCATCGGCAATAATCTGACCACGATACATTCATACATAAATTTGTATCTTGGGAATGATGAGATACAGCTGTCGGAAGGATTGGACAAGGTGGATGATTTTATCCACACCATGGCGTTTATGAATTCCGAATTCCATAGAAATTTCCGGCAGCAGACAGTCAATCTTGAAAAATGCATACGCAAGATTGTCCATGATCTGTCGGAGAAGTATTATTACAGCCTGAACAACATTCGCATGGATCTGCTCCCCCGGGACATTCACCTGAATATCGCTATTCCCTTCAGCATTTTGCTTACTCTCATTGTTGCCACAATTTTTCTGATGCACAGGGATGAAATCATAAAACCCCAGGTTTCAATAAACACGAAGGAGAAGGATGGAAAAACCGTAATCATTTTTAGCGTAAACACAAAGGATTTCTTCGTAAACTTGAGAAAAAGCGATACCCGCAGGACTGAAAAAGATATTCTCTCTGCCCTGCTTATGCAGATACAGGGGAGAATTTCCATCCTGCCGAAGGCCGGCAACTCCATAAAGCTGGAGTTCTGA
- a CDS encoding pyridoxamine 5'-phosphate oxidase family protein produces the protein MRRKDKEITDNSLIDEILSNNTVCRVALSDGDTPYVIPMNYGYKDRAFYLHSAPEGRKLNFLQKNKKVCIEVTDSIESVTSDKACGYGTKYRSVICTGTAHFVTDVKQKIEGLKIIMRQQTGNSEWDIPKTAVSNVLVLKILIEEVSGKISGF, from the coding sequence ATGAGAAGAAAAGACAAGGAAATAACTGACAATAGTCTGATAGATGAGATTCTATCGAATAATACTGTTTGCAGAGTTGCTCTTTCAGATGGGGATACACCCTATGTAATCCCAATGAACTATGGATATAAGGATCGGGCATTCTATTTACATTCCGCCCCTGAAGGAAGGAAGCTCAATTTTTTACAAAAGAACAAAAAGGTCTGTATAGAGGTAACGGATTCAATAGAATCAGTCACCTCCGATAAAGCGTGCGGCTATGGCACAAAATATCGCTCGGTTATTTGTACAGGAACAGCACATTTTGTGACTGACGTTAAGCAGAAAATTGAGGGATTAAAAATAATAATGAGGCAGCAGACGGGGAATTCCGAATGGGATATTCCGAAGACTGCGGTTTCAAATGTCCTGGTTCTCAAAATTCTCATCGAAGAAGTTTCGGGGAAAATTTCCGGATTCTGA
- a CDS encoding NUDIX domain-containing protein has translation MSYPEPTVGAVILNPAGKVLLCKSHKWENKWVIPGGHIELGEKMEDALRREIQEETGLRIYSAELLGIKESIFSDTFHEPKHFIFIDYLCRTEGSAVILNDEAQEYAWAELEEIDQYELGGFTRSLLDRLRSKKFSDHRVEIFYNY, from the coding sequence ATGAGCTATCCCGAACCAACTGTCGGCGCTGTAATTCTGAACCCGGCAGGAAAAGTCCTGCTCTGTAAATCCCATAAATGGGAAAACAAATGGGTCATTCCCGGAGGGCACATAGAGCTGGGTGAGAAAATGGAAGATGCCCTCCGGCGTGAAATTCAGGAAGAAACAGGCCTCCGGATCTATTCCGCGGAACTCCTGGGAATCAAGGAAAGCATCTTCAGCGATACCTTCCATGAACCGAAACATTTTATCTTTATCGATTACCTCTGCAGAACGGAAGGTTCAGCGGTAATCCTTAACGATGAGGCACAGGAATATGCCTGGGCAGAGCTTGAAGAGATTGATCAATATGAGCTGGGAGGGTTCACCCGCTCTCTTCTGGACAGGCTGCGGAGCAAGAAATTCTCTGACCATCGTGTAGAGATCTTCTATAATTATTGA
- a CDS encoding efflux RND transporter permease subunit — MKRFISYFIDNRHLTNWLMILIFASGTFGLLNLQKRIWPKIEFDYISIHITWSGASALEIEENIVRPLEEGLLGLEGIVNISATSRDNSAWFGLETSPWYPMDTLMEKVRSTVETLPDYPEEAERPVIVHETEWNRVMLLFMYGTDDLRALEQAAEEFREELIRSGQVTQILTWGFPSEQIIIEVKPRGLERFSISLDEIDTAVRASSLDLTAGSVLTTDEQIQIRTYEKKTSIPELEKIVVKVSGGRAVRIGDVCTIRRGRAENAVHTRMNGEPAIGFHIMYSNTEDVIGIARLVDRQLEEYRSRYEGILSYRVAIRDVEELNERLNTLMVSGIGGLLLVLLVLGLFLNSRVSFWVAMGIPISFMGLLFLEWTMDMTINEMSLFGMIVIVGILVDDGIVIGESIYDHWKRLGKERRQAAIEGTLDVLPPVLVSLATTIAAFAPYFFIYGDMGKYVRQIGIVVVVSLTFSIIEAVILLPAHLSHSRALTEEARRSNRVRRSLERAQDVLINRIYAPFLDFALQNRALILSVAAGAILISVGAVAGNHIKAAFFPELVSPYVYAEIEFPAGTNAEVVNRIGREFEGRAREFGREWAQSDPDHENAILDYLCWGDSSHLVLYLLLIGNDERDYSVNEFANAFARALPDIPETESVIIGKDTFFGGDPISFRFLGKEEGQLEKAAELFKKALREIEGVKDIRDDMPLGQKEFLIHLNRRGQALGLHTSSVANQVRMGFYGSELFEVREGRRSIPVVLRLPLSERNSIGRIEDFPIHTPGGGIVPFREIADFQLRQGIQQIRRENGYRSIRVMAGIDSNIADLNTVLKEINEDILPRVLAQVDGVSLSKAGQAELVNRMMKSMLFSMAMALLIMFTLLLFQMKTWSEPLLVLSLIPLGFLGALYGHMIMGVEVSFISFLGSVALAGIIVNDSVVLIDCFNKKLNSGMPRVAAIREAALQRFRPIIMTTITTAVGLSPLIFQKSVGGQMLVPIGISIAYGLIFGTFITLAILPVVLTMIGKKS, encoded by the coding sequence ATGAAACGTTTCATAAGCTACTTCATAGATAACCGTCACCTGACCAACTGGCTGATGATCCTCATCTTCGCCTCCGGAACCTTCGGTCTGTTGAACCTGCAGAAACGGATTTGGCCCAAGATCGAATTCGATTATATAAGCATACATATTACCTGGAGCGGGGCGTCCGCCCTGGAAATAGAGGAAAACATCGTCCGGCCCCTGGAGGAAGGACTCCTGGGCCTGGAAGGAATCGTCAACATCTCGGCCACCTCCAGGGACAATTCGGCCTGGTTCGGCCTGGAGACTTCCCCCTGGTACCCCATGGACACCCTCATGGAAAAGGTCCGCTCCACGGTGGAAACCCTGCCCGATTATCCCGAAGAGGCCGAGCGCCCCGTCATCGTACATGAGACCGAGTGGAACCGGGTAATGCTGCTCTTCATGTACGGCACTGATGACCTTAGGGCCCTCGAACAGGCGGCTGAAGAGTTCAGGGAAGAACTGATTCGCAGCGGGCAGGTTACCCAGATACTGACCTGGGGATTTCCCTCCGAACAGATCATCATCGAAGTCAAACCCCGCGGACTGGAGCGTTTTTCCATCAGCCTGGACGAGATCGATACAGCCGTGCGTGCTTCCAGCCTGGATCTGACAGCAGGCTCGGTCCTGACCACCGACGAACAGATCCAGATACGTACCTACGAGAAAAAGACCAGCATCCCCGAACTGGAGAAAATAGTCGTCAAGGTGAGCGGGGGCCGCGCTGTCCGGATCGGCGACGTCTGCACCATCCGCCGCGGCCGGGCGGAAAACGCCGTCCATACCAGGATGAACGGTGAGCCGGCCATCGGCTTTCACATCATGTACAGCAATACAGAGGATGTAATCGGCATCGCCCGCCTGGTGGACCGCCAACTGGAGGAATACCGCAGCCGCTACGAAGGTATTTTAAGCTACCGGGTCGCAATCCGTGATGTGGAAGAACTTAACGAACGCTTGAACACCCTCATGGTCTCCGGCATCGGCGGACTTCTCCTGGTACTGCTGGTCCTGGGTCTGTTCCTGAACAGTCGGGTCTCCTTCTGGGTGGCCATGGGCATTCCGATCTCCTTTATGGGATTGCTCTTTCTGGAATGGACCATGGATATGACCATCAACGAGATGTCCCTTTTCGGCATGATAGTTATCGTGGGGATACTGGTGGACGACGGCATCGTCATCGGCGAGAGCATCTATGATCACTGGAAACGTCTCGGAAAAGAGCGCAGGCAGGCGGCCATCGAAGGAACCCTCGACGTACTCCCGCCGGTGCTGGTCTCCCTGGCCACCACCATTGCCGCCTTTGCGCCCTACTTTTTCATCTACGGAGACATGGGAAAATATGTCCGGCAAATCGGGATAGTGGTGGTCGTGAGTCTGACCTTCTCCATAATCGAGGCGGTCATCCTGCTGCCGGCTCATCTGTCCCATTCCAGGGCGCTGACCGAAGAAGCCCGCCGGTCTAACCGTGTCAGAAGGAGTCTCGAAAGGGCCCAGGACGTTCTCATCAATCGGATATACGCCCCCTTTCTCGACTTCGCCCTGCAAAACAGGGCACTGATACTCTCTGTGGCAGCCGGTGCCATTCTCATCTCGGTCGGTGCCGTTGCGGGAAACCATATCAAGGCGGCCTTCTTTCCCGAGCTGGTATCTCCCTACGTCTACGCGGAGATCGAGTTTCCCGCCGGTACCAACGCCGAAGTGGTCAACCGGATCGGTCGGGAATTCGAGGGCCGGGCTCGTGAATTCGGTCGTGAATGGGCCCAATCCGACCCGGACCATGAAAACGCCATCCTGGACTACCTCTGCTGGGGCGACAGTTCACATCTGGTACTCTATCTGCTGCTGATCGGAAACGACGAACGGGATTATTCAGTCAACGAATTCGCCAACGCCTTTGCCCGCGCACTTCCCGATATTCCCGAAACCGAATCGGTCATCATCGGGAAGGATACCTTTTTCGGAGGCGACCCGATTTCCTTCCGTTTCCTCGGAAAGGAAGAAGGACAGCTGGAAAAAGCGGCCGAACTGTTTAAAAAGGCCCTGCGGGAAATCGAGGGTGTCAAGGACATCCGCGACGACATGCCCCTGGGGCAGAAGGAGTTTCTTATACACCTCAACCGGAGGGGACAGGCCCTGGGACTGCATACCTCCTCGGTGGCCAACCAGGTGCGGATGGGGTTTTACGGCAGTGAACTGTTCGAGGTACGGGAAGGACGGCGCAGTATACCGGTGGTGCTGCGTCTACCCCTCAGCGAGCGGAACTCCATCGGCCGGATAGAAGACTTTCCCATACATACCCCTGGAGGAGGGATCGTACCCTTCAGGGAGATAGCCGACTTTCAGCTGAGGCAGGGTATCCAGCAGATCCGAAGGGAAAACGGCTATCGTTCCATACGGGTGATGGCCGGTATCGATTCGAACATCGCCGACCTCAATACCGTGCTCAAGGAGATAAACGAAGATATCCTGCCACGTGTACTCGCGCAGGTGGACGGAGTCAGTCTCTCAAAAGCGGGACAAGCCGAACTGGTAAACCGGATGATGAAGTCGATGCTCTTCAGCATGGCAATGGCGCTTTTGATCATGTTTACACTGCTGCTTTTTCAGATGAAAACCTGGTCAGAACCCCTTCTGGTGCTTTCCCTGATTCCCCTCGGTTTTCTGGGGGCCCTCTACGGCCATATGATCATGGGTGTCGAGGTATCCTTCATCTCCTTCCTCGGAAGTGTCGCCCTGGCAGGGATCATCGTCAATGATTCGGTCGTGCTGATCGACTGCTTCAACAAAAAACTGAACTCGGGGATGCCCCGCGTCGCTGCAATCAGGGAGGCCGCCCTGCAGCGCTTCAGGCCGATCATTATGACCACCATCACTACGGCGGTCGGTCTGTCTCCGCTGATCTTTCAAAAAAGCGTGGGCGGACAGATGCTCGTTCCGATCGGCATATCCATCGCTTATGGTCTGATCTTCGGGACCTTCATTACGCTGGCCATCCTGCCTGTGGTGCTGACGATGATAGGAAAGAAATCATGA
- a CDS encoding class I SAM-dependent DNA methyltransferase translates to MASNWISYNELAWTDDFLADPADYRDEVNGYIEFINSTAVTPVNTVLHLGCGAGGFDVYFKKHYTVSGVDISTGMLDKAKLTNPEIEYIEGDMRTIRLKRLFDCVVIPDSIDYMLTLDDLKQAVQTAALHLNPGGVLLIVCKPEETFHNNNFVYTGEKGETHVTLFENNYINPYVPNTYEITLLYLIRHKGKLSTYMEESKAGLFPKKTWDKVLKDAGFNMEPRSLDGIYDKYLLGEGEYPMTVFIGRKI, encoded by the coding sequence ATGGCTTCGAACTGGATATCCTACAATGAACTTGCCTGGACTGATGATTTTCTCGCTGATCCGGCGGATTACAGAGATGAAGTAAACGGATACATCGAATTTATAAACAGTACAGCCGTAACACCTGTAAACACGGTATTGCATCTTGGCTGTGGAGCCGGCGGATTTGACGTGTATTTTAAAAAGCATTACACGGTTAGCGGTGTCGATATAAGTACCGGAATGTTGGATAAAGCGAAGCTTACCAACCCTGAGATCGAATATATTGAAGGGGATATGCGCACTATCCGCTTGAAACGCCTGTTTGACTGTGTTGTCATACCCGACAGTATTGATTATATGCTGACCCTTGATGATTTGAAGCAGGCGGTACAGACAGCGGCACTGCACCTGAATCCCGGCGGTGTTTTACTGATAGTCTGCAAACCTGAGGAGACCTTCCACAACAATAACTTTGTCTATACCGGAGAAAAAGGCGAAACACATGTAACCCTGTTTGAGAATAATTACATAAACCCGTATGTTCCCAACACCTATGAAATTACCTTGCTGTATCTGATCCGGCATAAAGGAAAGCTCAGTACGTATATGGAAGAATCAAAGGCAGGACTATTCCCAAAAAAGACCTGGGACAAGGTTTTAAAGGATGCCGGCTTCAACATGGAACCACGAAGTCTGGATGGAATTTATGATAAATACCTGCTTGGAGAAGGAGAATACCCGATGACAGTTTTTATCGGCAGGAAGATATAA
- a CDS encoding HNH endonuclease, with product MLKTYEKDTVIIKLIYYCCSKREVYFKRSDVTEYIVSESPFDIPNKQGFDGNLSYFGYDIQNDSDKNRILLLRGKELNNECLSGNISFSLDGGNVSVECANENIFNEIDMLIKNKTAEASAFRVFKNISTKRHLQESTHRLFGNKKLFISNSDQYYTYPRILIDNINNRVIYELVNTPNFIEYVPNIIFPIYNEHLNHVNEVILEYEYFFDRNILGDNDSDFIYLVIENDIFRQIDIQAQSLTEIISQINIEQYNLEGRDTTIKVITNSRLNTSSLRNLALERDSSRCLLCEVDETNLLICSHIKPWRTGEGRLDLDNVLTLCSAHDALFDKGYIAINDNGNILLSSDPVLSKSIIKDIITNSNSRIGLVVNDRMRSYLKHHRDNIFKG from the coding sequence GTGTTAAAAACGTATGAAAAAGATACAGTCATTATAAAATTAATTTACTATTGTTGTAGCAAAAGAGAGGTATATTTCAAACGTTCTGATGTTACTGAATACATAGTCAGTGAATCACCATTCGATATTCCAAACAAACAAGGATTTGATGGGAATTTGTCTTACTTTGGGTATGATATCCAAAATGATTCTGATAAAAACAGAATACTCTTACTTCGTGGTAAAGAACTGAATAATGAATGCTTATCTGGTAACATATCATTTAGTCTTGATGGTGGGAACGTTTCTGTTGAGTGCGCTAATGAAAATATTTTTAATGAAATTGATATGCTGATAAAAAATAAAACGGCGGAAGCAAGTGCATTCAGAGTATTTAAAAATATTAGTACGAAGAGACATCTGCAAGAATCCACACATCGTTTGTTCGGGAATAAAAAACTATTTATATCAAATAGCGACCAATATTATACATACCCAAGAATTCTAATTGATAATATAAATAATCGAGTCATTTATGAGTTGGTAAATACTCCAAATTTTATAGAATATGTTCCGAATATCATTTTCCCAATTTACAATGAACATCTTAACCATGTAAATGAAGTGATTTTAGAGTATGAGTATTTTTTTGATAGAAACATTCTTGGTGATAATGATTCAGATTTTATTTATCTTGTTATAGAGAATGATATTTTTAGGCAAATAGACATTCAGGCACAGTCTTTAACTGAAATAATCAGTCAAATTAATATCGAACAGTACAACCTTGAAGGTAGAGATACGACTATAAAAGTAATTACAAATTCAAGACTTAATACGAGTAGCCTTAGAAATCTTGCACTAGAGCGTGATAGTTCCCGTTGTCTACTTTGTGAAGTAGATGAAACTAACTTATTGATTTGTAGCCATATAAAACCATGGAGGACCGGCGAAGGACGATTAGATCTCGATAATGTTCTCACATTGTGTTCAGCGCATGATGCTTTATTTGATAAAGGATATATAGCTATAAATGATAATGGGAATATTCTCCTATCAAGTGACCCTGTCTTATCAAAATCAATAATTAAAGATATAATTACTAATAGCAATAGCCGAATTGGATTAGTTGTTAACGATAGGATGAGATCATACTTAAAACACCACAGGGATAATATTTTCAAAGGATAA
- a CDS encoding YIP1 family protein — protein MISEPDSPDYTLNSYSKNSIQTNRVAKASAAYFLVSYVEAVGNGILADQPESLAYILGAGILGAMIGGAFSLLVFGVLWFWIASRIMKGTTRLKETVIIVGENFYKPALFSLTCIPFLIFLHFHPDSVLILCISTLIALFCGFWALIRAIKSVKAKNEFNWKQTLFISIWPILLFTLASILFELIL, from the coding sequence ATGATCAGTGAACCAGACTCACCTGATTATACACTCAATTCTTATTCTAAAAACAGCATTCAGACAAATAGAGTTGCCAAGGCATCAGCAGCTTATTTTCTGGTGAGTTATGTCGAGGCTGTTGGCAATGGTATACTGGCCGATCAACCAGAATCGCTTGCTTACATTTTAGGCGCAGGCATCTTGGGCGCGATGATAGGAGGAGCATTCAGTTTGCTCGTATTCGGTGTCTTATGGTTCTGGATCGCCAGTCGGATTATGAAAGGGACAACTCGCTTGAAAGAGACGGTCATCATCGTGGGAGAAAATTTTTATAAACCAGCACTCTTTTCATTGACTTGCATACCGTTTCTGATATTTCTCCATTTCCATCCGGACAGCGTGTTGATTTTATGCATTTCCACTCTCATAGCACTTTTCTGTGGGTTTTGGGCGTTAATCAGAGCAATCAAATCCGTTAAAGCAAAAAATGAATTCAACTGGAAACAAACACTCTTTATAAGTATTTGGCCGATTCTTTTGTTTACACTGGCATCGATACTATTCGAGCTGATTTTATAA
- a CDS encoding efflux RND transporter periplasmic adaptor subunit → MKRFLKKHKRPVTTSAAVLLLCAALTVYLVINPGKPHASAEKEEARLVETRRLVYEPVAVIIRGEGFIRSARSLTVTAMTGGKVINTFEGLKSGLEVEAGQELVLIDDEEAANNLALARMELIRSTASLLSAVQGDGTLYSRWSDFFSRLSPEADDLPPLPEVESDREKLLASNFGVLSAYYGVREAAIRLGYHRITAPFPGVLEGDGVTLYSNISQGAPLFTLTDPLNLELTAALSRDELGMINPDTQEVLVYPGEMRDISLPGRLVRVDKTMQQESQTVKVHIAFRNPDSKPRFFPGNYAEVEIPGISFESAFALPRALLNPDGTVNTFEEGRLVKYPVEILYTQSETVILAPTLPEGSRIVFTRLQSPLQGMALRRIEEK, encoded by the coding sequence ATGAAACGTTTTTTAAAAAAGCATAAGCGCCCCGTTACGACATCTGCGGCAGTTCTGCTTCTTTGCGCTGCCCTGACCGTCTATCTTGTTATCAATCCCGGCAAACCCCATGCCTCCGCGGAAAAAGAGGAAGCCCGCCTGGTTGAAACCAGGAGGCTGGTGTATGAACCGGTGGCGGTAATCATCAGAGGCGAAGGCTTCATCCGCTCGGCCAGATCGCTGACCGTGACAGCCATGACCGGCGGAAAGGTCATCAATACGTTCGAAGGCCTGAAAAGCGGTCTGGAGGTGGAGGCCGGACAGGAGCTGGTCCTGATCGACGACGAAGAGGCTGCCAATAATCTGGCGCTGGCGCGGATGGAGTTGATTCGATCGACCGCCTCGCTGCTGTCGGCAGTCCAGGGAGACGGAACTCTCTACTCCCGCTGGTCGGATTTCTTTTCCCGTCTATCCCCCGAAGCGGATGATCTCCCTCCCCTGCCAGAGGTCGAATCCGACCGGGAGAAGCTGCTGGCCAGTAATTTCGGGGTCTTGTCCGCCTACTACGGCGTCAGGGAAGCTGCTATCCGGCTTGGATACCATCGCATCACGGCGCCTTTTCCCGGGGTTCTGGAAGGCGACGGGGTCACGCTTTACAGCAACATATCTCAGGGAGCACCCCTGTTCACTCTGACCGACCCCCTCAATCTTGAATTGACCGCAGCGCTCAGTAGGGATGAACTTGGAATGATAAATCCCGATACGCAGGAGGTACTGGTCTATCCCGGGGAAATGCGGGACATTTCCCTTCCCGGCCGGCTGGTACGGGTCGACAAAACCATGCAGCAGGAGTCGCAGACGGTGAAGGTCCATATCGCCTTTCGAAACCCGGACTCTAAACCGCGATTTTTTCCGGGCAACTACGCCGAAGTCGAGATACCGGGTATAAGCTTCGAATCCGCCTTTGCTCTTCCCAGGGCCCTGTTGAACCCGGACGGCACGGTCAATACCTTCGAAGAGGGACGCCTGGTCAAATATCCTGTCGAGATACTCTACACCCAGTCCGAGACTGTCATCCTTGCTCCCACGCTGCCGGAGGGAAGCAGAATCGTGTTTACGCGGCTGCAGTCTCCTCTCCAGGGAATGGCCCTTCGCCGAATCGAAGAAAAATGA